A window from Rhinoraja longicauda isolate Sanriku21f chromosome 26, sRhiLon1.1, whole genome shotgun sequence encodes these proteins:
- the LOC144606491 gene encoding claudin-4-like — MASMGLQILGIALCVFGWLGALLTCVLPMWRVTAFIGNNIVVAQIIWEGLWMNCIVQSTGQMQCKVYDSLLALSQDLQASRALTVIAIVVGILGILISIAGGKCTNCIENEVTKAKVTIIAGIIFILSGLMTLIPVSWSANTIIKDFYNPLVTDAQRRELGASLYIGWGASGLLLLGGAMLCCSCPPKEDNSYSAKYSAPRSVASKNYV; from the coding sequence ATGGCATCAATGGGACTGCAGATTCTGGGCATCGCCCTGTGTGTGTTCGGGTGGCTGGGCGCACTTCTCACCTGCGTCCTTCCCATGTGGAGAGTGACCGCTTTCATTGGAAACAACATCGTGGTGGCGCAGATCATCTGGGAAGGTCTTTGGATGAACTGTATTGTTCAGAGCACCGGGCAGATGCAATGCAAGGTGTACGACTCCCTCTTGGCGCTCTCTCAAGATCTCCAGGCTTCCAGAGCTCTGACCGTTATCGCCATTGTGGTGGGAATCCTGGGCATCCTCATCTCCATCGCGGGAGGGAAATGCACCAACTGCATAGAAAACGAGGTAACGAAGGCCAAGGTCACCATTATTGCGGGAATTATCTTCATCCTGTCCGGCCTGATGACCCTGATCCCAGTCTCTTGGTCAGCGAACACCATCATCAAGGATTTCTACAACCCGCTGGTGACCGACGCCCAGAGGAGAGAACTTGGTGCCTCGTTGTACATCGGGTGGGGAGCGTCGGGTCTGCTGCTCCTCGGAGGAGCCATGCTCTGCTGCTCTTGCCCCCCGAAAGAAGATAACTCCTACTCCGCAAAATATTCTGCACCCCGGTCTGTTGCGAGCAAGAACTATGTGTAA
- the LOC144606490 gene encoding claudin-4-like, which yields MASMGLQILGIALCVFGWLGALLTCVLPMWRVTAFIGNNIVVAQIIWEGLWMNCIVQSTGQMQCKVYDSLLALSQDLQASRALTVISLVVGVLGILISIAGGKCTNCIENEVTKAKVTIIAGIIFILSGLMTLIPVSWSANTIIKDFYNPLVTDAQRRELGASLYIGWGTSGLLLLGGALLCCSCPPKEDNSYSAKYSAPRSVASKNYV from the coding sequence ATGGCATCAATGGGACTGCAGATTCTGGGCATCGCCCTGTGTGTGTTCGGGTGGCTGGGCGCACTTCTCACCTGCGTCCTTCCCATGTGGAGAGTGACCGCTTTCATTGGCAACAACATCGTGGTGGCGCAGATCATCTGGGAAGGTCTTTGGATGAACTGTATTGTCCAGAGCACCGGGCAGATGCAATGCAAGGTGTACGACTCCCTCTTGGCGCTCTCTCAAGATCTCCAGGCTTCCAGAGCTCTGACCGTTATCTCCCTTGTGGTGGGAGTCCTGGGCATCCTCATCTCCATCGCGGGAGGGAAATGCACCAACTGCATAGAAAACGAGGTAACGAAGGCCAAGGTCACCATTATTGCGGGAATTATCTTCATCCTGTCCGGCCTGATGACCCTGATCCCAGTCTCTTGGTCAGCAAACACCATCATCAAGGATTTCTACAACCCGCTGGTGACCGACGCCCAGAGGAGAGAACTTGGTGCCTCCTTGTACATCGGGTGGGGAACGTCGGGTCTGCTGCTCCTCGGGGGAGCTCTGCTCTGCTGCTCTTGCCCCCCGAAAGAAGATAACTCCTACTCCGCAAAATATTCTGCACCCCGGTCTGTTGCGAGCAAGAACTATGTGTAA